Proteins encoded by one window of Musa acuminata AAA Group cultivar baxijiao chromosome BXJ2-9, Cavendish_Baxijiao_AAA, whole genome shotgun sequence:
- the LOC135583916 gene encoding leucine-rich repeat receptor protein kinase HPCA1-like isoform X1, protein MGTLIFTLSVFLVSLGSSSGSTNPQDAAALRSLMSQWQNTPPNWGKSDDPCGTPWEGIGCSNSRVTVLRLSTMGIKGTLSGDIGQLGELKTLDLSYNSELGGPLPPNIANLRKITTLILAGCSFSGNIPDELGSLVNLSYLALNSNQFTGSIPASLGKLSNLYWFDVADNQLSGSLPISTKTSPGLDQLVHTKHFHFNKNQLSGSIPEYLFSSDMTLLHVLFDGNKFTGEIPASIGLVQTLEVLRLDRNALGGTVPSNINNLTRINELNLANNKLTGPMPNLTGIDNLNYVDLSNNTFDPSESPAWFSELQSLTALVIESGGLYGEVPQKLFGFPQLQQVILDDNEFNGTLDMGDSISQQLQIVNFKNNHLTGVKLTANYNKTLILVGNPVCNSLSNTNFCSLQQKPAVPYSTSLANCVANLCPQDQSLSPQSCSCAYPFEGVMFFRAPRFRDVTNNTLFQSLESSLWTKLGLPPGSVFLQNPFINSDSYLQVQVKLFPPSGMYFNRSEILQIGFDLSNQTYKPPPIFGPYYFIASPYPFPGTEVKSALSIGLIIGIAVGCALLIIGLLLVVIYALRQRKHAQRAIQLSRPFASWARSGDESGDAPQLKGARWFSYDELKQCTNNFAVSNEIGSGGYGKVYRGMLPGGQAVAIKRAQQGSMQGGLEFKTEIELLSRVHHKNLVGLVGFCFDQGEQMLVYEFVPNGTLRESLSGKNGVLLDWRRRLRIALGSARGLAYLHELADPPIIHRDVKSSNILLDENLNAKVADFGLSKLASDNEKGHVSTQVKGTLGYLDPEYYMTQQLTDKSDVYSFGVVMLELITARQPIEKGKYIVREVKMTINANDEELYGLKELMDPVIQNSIHLIAFKKFTELALRCLEESAGDRPTMSDIVKEIEMMLHADDLSTNSHSASSSATDFGTAKGVPHHPYISLSRKDVNSNAFEYSGGYSFSAKPEPK, encoded by the exons ATGGGAACCCTCATCTTCACCCTATCTGTTTTCCTTGTCAGTTTAGGATCCAGTTCAGGAAGCACAAATCCCCAAGATG CTGCTGCTCTGCGTTCATTGATGAGTCAGTGGCAGAACACACCTCCAAACTGGGGAAAGTCGGATGATCCTTGTGGAACACCATGGGAAGGAATAGGTTGCAGCAATTCCAGAGTGACAGTCCT GAGACTGTCAACCATGGGCATCAAAGGTACACTGAGTGGTGACATCGGGCAGCTTGGTGAACTGAAGACCTT GGATCTATCCTATAATAGTGAGCTTGGTGGTCCACTCCCTCCAAATATTGCGAACCTGAGGAAGATTACCACCCT GATCTTGGCAGGGTGCAGCTTCAGTGGGAACATCCCAGATGAACTAGGATCTCTAGTAAACCTCTCATATTT ggctcttaactcaaaccagTTCACTGGTAGCATCCCAGCTTCCCTGGGTAAGCTTTCCAATCTTTACTGGTTTGATGTTGCAGACAATCAGTTGAGTGGGTCTCTTCCAATCTCTACCAAAACATCACCAGGCTTGGACCAGCTTGTCCACACAAAGCATTT CCACTTCAATAAGAATCAATTATCAGGTTCCATCCCTGAATATCTTTTTAGTTCTGACATGACATTGCTACATGT GCTTTTCGATGGGAACAAATTTACTGGAGAAATTCCAGCTTCCATAGGACTAGTTCAAACACTTGAGGTTCT TCGATTGGACAGGAATGCTCTAGGTGGCACAGTTCCTTCCAATATTAACAATCTCACGCGCATCAACGAACT AAACCTAGCAAATAACAAGTTAACTGGTCCAATGCCAAATCTGACTGGGATAGATAACCTCAACTATGT AGATTTAAGCAATAACACATTTGATCCCTCAGAGAGCCCCGCTTGGTTCTCGGAGCTACAATCTCTGACAGCTCT TGTGATAGAATCTGGAGGACTTTATGGAGAAGTACCACAAAAGCTGTTCGGCTTTCCTCAATTACAGCAAGT GATACTTGATGACAATGAATTCAATGGTACCCTTGACATGGGTGATAGCATCAGCCAGCAATTACAAATTGTGAATTTCAAAAATAATCATCTTACCGGAGTCAAACTGACAGCCAACTACAATAAAACTCTAAT ACTCGTAGGAAATCCTGTGTGCAATTCTCTCTCCAATACGAACTTTTGTAGTCTTCAACAAAAGCCAGCAGTACCTTACTCAACCAGCCTCGCCAATTGTGTAGCAAACTTGTGTCCCCAAGACCAGAGTCTCAGCCCTCAGAGTTGCAGCTGTGCCTACCCATTTGAGGGAGTGATGTTCTTCAGGGCACCTCGTTTCCGAGATGTGACAAACAACACACTGTTCCAATCACTGGAAAGCAGCCTGTGGACAAAACTTGGCCTTCCTCCTGGATCAGTGTTTCTTCAGAATCCCTTCATAAACAGTGACTCTTATCTGCAGGTCCAAGTTAAACTTTTCCCACCCAGCGGAATGTACTTCAACAGGTCTGAAATTTTGCAGATTGGGTTTGATTTGAGCAATCAAACTTACAAGCCTCCACCAATTTTTGGACCTTACTACTTCATTGCATCCCCATATCCTTTCCCAG GCACTGAAGTAAAATCAGCACTGAGTATTGGCTTGATCATTGGAATAGCAGTTGGTTGTGCCCTTCTGATTATTGGACTTCTTCTTGTAGTAATCTATGCCTTGAGACAAAGGAAACATGCTCAAAGGGCCATTCAACTAAGCAGACCTTTTG CATCATGGGCACGCAGTGGTGATGAAAGTGGTGATGCGCCACAACTGAAGGGAGCACGATGGTTTTCTTATGATGAACTGAAACAATGCACCAATAACTTTGCAGTATCTAATGAAATTGGATCTGGAGGGTATGGAAAG GTCTACAGAGGAATGCTTCCGGGAGGACAAGCGGTTGCAATCAAGAGAGCACAGCAAGGATCAATGCAAGGTGGACTTGAATTCAAGACAGAGATTGAGTTGCTGTCCAGGGTTCATCACAAAAACTTGGTAGGGCTAGTAGGTTTTTGCTTTGATCAAGGGGAGCAGATGCTGGTATATGAATTTGTACCAAATGGAACACTAAGAGAAAGCCTCTCGG GAAAGAATGGGGTACTACTAGACTGGAGGAGGAGACTTCGAATTGCACTGGGTTCAGCAAGAGGATTAGCTTATCTTCATGAACTTGCTGATCCTCCAATTATTCACAGGGATGTTAAGTCAAGTAACATCCTACTGGATGAAAATTTAAATGCAAAAGTTGCAGATTTTGGCCTCTCAAAGTTAGCATCAGACAATGAAAAGGGACATGTTTCAACTCAAGTAAAAGGAACATTG GGCTATCTTGATCCTGAATACTACATGACACAGCAGCTCACAGACAAAAGCGATGTCTATAGCTTTGGAGTGGTGATGCTAGAGCTCATAACTGCTAGGCAACCAATTGAGAAGGGGAAGTACATTGTTCGTGAGGTGAAGATGACAATAAATGCAAATGATGAGGAACTATATGGTTTAAAGGAGTTAATGGATCCTGTAATTCAGAATTCAATCCATCTCATAGCTTTCAAGAAGTTCACAGAGTTGGCCTTGAGGTGTTTAGAAGAATCAGCTGGAGACCGCCCAACAATGAGCGATATCGTGAAGGAAATCGAGATGATGTTGCATGCTGATGATCTAAGTACAAACTCACATTCAGCATCTTCATCTGCTACAGATTTTGGAACTGCAAAAGGTGTTCCTCACCATCCTtacatttctctttctagaaagGATGTTAACAGTAATGCCTTCGAATACAGTGGTGGATACTCGTTCTCAGCAAAACCCGAGCCCAAATAA
- the LOC135583916 gene encoding leucine-rich repeat receptor protein kinase HPCA1-like isoform X3, with amino-acid sequence MGTLIFTLSVFLVSLGSSSGSTNPQDAAALRSLMSQWQNTPPNWGKSDDPCGTPWEGIGCSNSRVTVLRLSTMGIKGTLSGDIGQLGELKTLDLSYNSELGGPLPPNIANLRKITTLILAGCSFSGNIPDELGSLVNLSYLALNSNQFTGSIPASLGKLSNLYWFDVADNQLSGSLPISTKTSPGLDQLVHTKHFHFNKNQLSGSIPEYLFSSDMTLLHVLFDGNKFTGEIPASIGLVQTLEVLRLDRNALGGTVPSNINNLTRINELNLANNKLTGPMPNLTGIDNLNYVDLSNNTFDPSESPAWFSELQSLTALVIESGGLYGEVPQKLFGFPQLQQVILDDNEFNGTLDMGDSISQQLQIVNFKNNHLTGVKLTANYNKTLILVGNPVCNSLSNTNFCSLQQKPAVPYSTSLANCVANLCPQDQSLSPQSCSCAYPFEGVMFFRAPRFRDVTNNTLFQSLESSLWTKLGLPPGSVFLQNPFINSDSYLQVQVKLFPPSGMYFNRSEILQIGFDLSNQTYKPPPIFGPYYFIASPYPFPVIYALRQRKHAQRAIQLSRPFASWARSGDESGDAPQLKGARWFSYDELKQCTNNFAVSNEIGSGGYGKVYRGMLPGGQAVAIKRAQQGSMQGGLEFKTEIELLSRVHHKNLVGLVGFCFDQGEQMLVYEFVPNGTLRESLSGKNGVLLDWRRRLRIALGSARGLAYLHELADPPIIHRDVKSSNILLDENLNAKVADFGLSKLASDNEKGHVSTQVKGTLGYLDPEYYMTQQLTDKSDVYSFGVVMLELITARQPIEKGKYIVREVKMTINANDEELYGLKELMDPVIQNSIHLIAFKKFTELALRCLEESAGDRPTMSDIVKEIEMMLHADDLSTNSHSASSSATDFGTAKGVPHHPYISLSRKDVNSNAFEYSGGYSFSAKPEPK; translated from the exons ATGGGAACCCTCATCTTCACCCTATCTGTTTTCCTTGTCAGTTTAGGATCCAGTTCAGGAAGCACAAATCCCCAAGATG CTGCTGCTCTGCGTTCATTGATGAGTCAGTGGCAGAACACACCTCCAAACTGGGGAAAGTCGGATGATCCTTGTGGAACACCATGGGAAGGAATAGGTTGCAGCAATTCCAGAGTGACAGTCCT GAGACTGTCAACCATGGGCATCAAAGGTACACTGAGTGGTGACATCGGGCAGCTTGGTGAACTGAAGACCTT GGATCTATCCTATAATAGTGAGCTTGGTGGTCCACTCCCTCCAAATATTGCGAACCTGAGGAAGATTACCACCCT GATCTTGGCAGGGTGCAGCTTCAGTGGGAACATCCCAGATGAACTAGGATCTCTAGTAAACCTCTCATATTT ggctcttaactcaaaccagTTCACTGGTAGCATCCCAGCTTCCCTGGGTAAGCTTTCCAATCTTTACTGGTTTGATGTTGCAGACAATCAGTTGAGTGGGTCTCTTCCAATCTCTACCAAAACATCACCAGGCTTGGACCAGCTTGTCCACACAAAGCATTT CCACTTCAATAAGAATCAATTATCAGGTTCCATCCCTGAATATCTTTTTAGTTCTGACATGACATTGCTACATGT GCTTTTCGATGGGAACAAATTTACTGGAGAAATTCCAGCTTCCATAGGACTAGTTCAAACACTTGAGGTTCT TCGATTGGACAGGAATGCTCTAGGTGGCACAGTTCCTTCCAATATTAACAATCTCACGCGCATCAACGAACT AAACCTAGCAAATAACAAGTTAACTGGTCCAATGCCAAATCTGACTGGGATAGATAACCTCAACTATGT AGATTTAAGCAATAACACATTTGATCCCTCAGAGAGCCCCGCTTGGTTCTCGGAGCTACAATCTCTGACAGCTCT TGTGATAGAATCTGGAGGACTTTATGGAGAAGTACCACAAAAGCTGTTCGGCTTTCCTCAATTACAGCAAGT GATACTTGATGACAATGAATTCAATGGTACCCTTGACATGGGTGATAGCATCAGCCAGCAATTACAAATTGTGAATTTCAAAAATAATCATCTTACCGGAGTCAAACTGACAGCCAACTACAATAAAACTCTAAT ACTCGTAGGAAATCCTGTGTGCAATTCTCTCTCCAATACGAACTTTTGTAGTCTTCAACAAAAGCCAGCAGTACCTTACTCAACCAGCCTCGCCAATTGTGTAGCAAACTTGTGTCCCCAAGACCAGAGTCTCAGCCCTCAGAGTTGCAGCTGTGCCTACCCATTTGAGGGAGTGATGTTCTTCAGGGCACCTCGTTTCCGAGATGTGACAAACAACACACTGTTCCAATCACTGGAAAGCAGCCTGTGGACAAAACTTGGCCTTCCTCCTGGATCAGTGTTTCTTCAGAATCCCTTCATAAACAGTGACTCTTATCTGCAGGTCCAAGTTAAACTTTTCCCACCCAGCGGAATGTACTTCAACAGGTCTGAAATTTTGCAGATTGGGTTTGATTTGAGCAATCAAACTTACAAGCCTCCACCAATTTTTGGACCTTACTACTTCATTGCATCCCCATATCCTTTCCCAG TAATCTATGCCTTGAGACAAAGGAAACATGCTCAAAGGGCCATTCAACTAAGCAGACCTTTTG CATCATGGGCACGCAGTGGTGATGAAAGTGGTGATGCGCCACAACTGAAGGGAGCACGATGGTTTTCTTATGATGAACTGAAACAATGCACCAATAACTTTGCAGTATCTAATGAAATTGGATCTGGAGGGTATGGAAAG GTCTACAGAGGAATGCTTCCGGGAGGACAAGCGGTTGCAATCAAGAGAGCACAGCAAGGATCAATGCAAGGTGGACTTGAATTCAAGACAGAGATTGAGTTGCTGTCCAGGGTTCATCACAAAAACTTGGTAGGGCTAGTAGGTTTTTGCTTTGATCAAGGGGAGCAGATGCTGGTATATGAATTTGTACCAAATGGAACACTAAGAGAAAGCCTCTCGG GAAAGAATGGGGTACTACTAGACTGGAGGAGGAGACTTCGAATTGCACTGGGTTCAGCAAGAGGATTAGCTTATCTTCATGAACTTGCTGATCCTCCAATTATTCACAGGGATGTTAAGTCAAGTAACATCCTACTGGATGAAAATTTAAATGCAAAAGTTGCAGATTTTGGCCTCTCAAAGTTAGCATCAGACAATGAAAAGGGACATGTTTCAACTCAAGTAAAAGGAACATTG GGCTATCTTGATCCTGAATACTACATGACACAGCAGCTCACAGACAAAAGCGATGTCTATAGCTTTGGAGTGGTGATGCTAGAGCTCATAACTGCTAGGCAACCAATTGAGAAGGGGAAGTACATTGTTCGTGAGGTGAAGATGACAATAAATGCAAATGATGAGGAACTATATGGTTTAAAGGAGTTAATGGATCCTGTAATTCAGAATTCAATCCATCTCATAGCTTTCAAGAAGTTCACAGAGTTGGCCTTGAGGTGTTTAGAAGAATCAGCTGGAGACCGCCCAACAATGAGCGATATCGTGAAGGAAATCGAGATGATGTTGCATGCTGATGATCTAAGTACAAACTCACATTCAGCATCTTCATCTGCTACAGATTTTGGAACTGCAAAAGGTGTTCCTCACCATCCTtacatttctctttctagaaagGATGTTAACAGTAATGCCTTCGAATACAGTGGTGGATACTCGTTCTCAGCAAAACCCGAGCCCAAATAA
- the LOC135583916 gene encoding leucine-rich repeat receptor protein kinase HPCA1-like isoform X2 codes for MGTLIFTLSVFLVSLGSSSGSTNPQDAAALRSLMSQWQNTPPNWGKSDDPCGTPWEGIGCSNSRVTVLRLSTMGIKGTLSGDIGQLGELKTLDLSYNSELGGPLPPNIANLRKITTLILAGCSFSGNIPDELGSLVNLSYLALNSNQFTGSIPASLGKLSNLYWFDVADNQLSGSLPISTKTSPGLDQLVHTKHLLFDGNKFTGEIPASIGLVQTLEVLRLDRNALGGTVPSNINNLTRINELNLANNKLTGPMPNLTGIDNLNYVDLSNNTFDPSESPAWFSELQSLTALVIESGGLYGEVPQKLFGFPQLQQVILDDNEFNGTLDMGDSISQQLQIVNFKNNHLTGVKLTANYNKTLILVGNPVCNSLSNTNFCSLQQKPAVPYSTSLANCVANLCPQDQSLSPQSCSCAYPFEGVMFFRAPRFRDVTNNTLFQSLESSLWTKLGLPPGSVFLQNPFINSDSYLQVQVKLFPPSGMYFNRSEILQIGFDLSNQTYKPPPIFGPYYFIASPYPFPGTEVKSALSIGLIIGIAVGCALLIIGLLLVVIYALRQRKHAQRAIQLSRPFASWARSGDESGDAPQLKGARWFSYDELKQCTNNFAVSNEIGSGGYGKVYRGMLPGGQAVAIKRAQQGSMQGGLEFKTEIELLSRVHHKNLVGLVGFCFDQGEQMLVYEFVPNGTLRESLSGKNGVLLDWRRRLRIALGSARGLAYLHELADPPIIHRDVKSSNILLDENLNAKVADFGLSKLASDNEKGHVSTQVKGTLGYLDPEYYMTQQLTDKSDVYSFGVVMLELITARQPIEKGKYIVREVKMTINANDEELYGLKELMDPVIQNSIHLIAFKKFTELALRCLEESAGDRPTMSDIVKEIEMMLHADDLSTNSHSASSSATDFGTAKGVPHHPYISLSRKDVNSNAFEYSGGYSFSAKPEPK; via the exons ATGGGAACCCTCATCTTCACCCTATCTGTTTTCCTTGTCAGTTTAGGATCCAGTTCAGGAAGCACAAATCCCCAAGATG CTGCTGCTCTGCGTTCATTGATGAGTCAGTGGCAGAACACACCTCCAAACTGGGGAAAGTCGGATGATCCTTGTGGAACACCATGGGAAGGAATAGGTTGCAGCAATTCCAGAGTGACAGTCCT GAGACTGTCAACCATGGGCATCAAAGGTACACTGAGTGGTGACATCGGGCAGCTTGGTGAACTGAAGACCTT GGATCTATCCTATAATAGTGAGCTTGGTGGTCCACTCCCTCCAAATATTGCGAACCTGAGGAAGATTACCACCCT GATCTTGGCAGGGTGCAGCTTCAGTGGGAACATCCCAGATGAACTAGGATCTCTAGTAAACCTCTCATATTT ggctcttaactcaaaccagTTCACTGGTAGCATCCCAGCTTCCCTGGGTAAGCTTTCCAATCTTTACTGGTTTGATGTTGCAGACAATCAGTTGAGTGGGTCTCTTCCAATCTCTACCAAAACATCACCAGGCTTGGACCAGCTTGTCCACACAAAGCATTT GCTTTTCGATGGGAACAAATTTACTGGAGAAATTCCAGCTTCCATAGGACTAGTTCAAACACTTGAGGTTCT TCGATTGGACAGGAATGCTCTAGGTGGCACAGTTCCTTCCAATATTAACAATCTCACGCGCATCAACGAACT AAACCTAGCAAATAACAAGTTAACTGGTCCAATGCCAAATCTGACTGGGATAGATAACCTCAACTATGT AGATTTAAGCAATAACACATTTGATCCCTCAGAGAGCCCCGCTTGGTTCTCGGAGCTACAATCTCTGACAGCTCT TGTGATAGAATCTGGAGGACTTTATGGAGAAGTACCACAAAAGCTGTTCGGCTTTCCTCAATTACAGCAAGT GATACTTGATGACAATGAATTCAATGGTACCCTTGACATGGGTGATAGCATCAGCCAGCAATTACAAATTGTGAATTTCAAAAATAATCATCTTACCGGAGTCAAACTGACAGCCAACTACAATAAAACTCTAAT ACTCGTAGGAAATCCTGTGTGCAATTCTCTCTCCAATACGAACTTTTGTAGTCTTCAACAAAAGCCAGCAGTACCTTACTCAACCAGCCTCGCCAATTGTGTAGCAAACTTGTGTCCCCAAGACCAGAGTCTCAGCCCTCAGAGTTGCAGCTGTGCCTACCCATTTGAGGGAGTGATGTTCTTCAGGGCACCTCGTTTCCGAGATGTGACAAACAACACACTGTTCCAATCACTGGAAAGCAGCCTGTGGACAAAACTTGGCCTTCCTCCTGGATCAGTGTTTCTTCAGAATCCCTTCATAAACAGTGACTCTTATCTGCAGGTCCAAGTTAAACTTTTCCCACCCAGCGGAATGTACTTCAACAGGTCTGAAATTTTGCAGATTGGGTTTGATTTGAGCAATCAAACTTACAAGCCTCCACCAATTTTTGGACCTTACTACTTCATTGCATCCCCATATCCTTTCCCAG GCACTGAAGTAAAATCAGCACTGAGTATTGGCTTGATCATTGGAATAGCAGTTGGTTGTGCCCTTCTGATTATTGGACTTCTTCTTGTAGTAATCTATGCCTTGAGACAAAGGAAACATGCTCAAAGGGCCATTCAACTAAGCAGACCTTTTG CATCATGGGCACGCAGTGGTGATGAAAGTGGTGATGCGCCACAACTGAAGGGAGCACGATGGTTTTCTTATGATGAACTGAAACAATGCACCAATAACTTTGCAGTATCTAATGAAATTGGATCTGGAGGGTATGGAAAG GTCTACAGAGGAATGCTTCCGGGAGGACAAGCGGTTGCAATCAAGAGAGCACAGCAAGGATCAATGCAAGGTGGACTTGAATTCAAGACAGAGATTGAGTTGCTGTCCAGGGTTCATCACAAAAACTTGGTAGGGCTAGTAGGTTTTTGCTTTGATCAAGGGGAGCAGATGCTGGTATATGAATTTGTACCAAATGGAACACTAAGAGAAAGCCTCTCGG GAAAGAATGGGGTACTACTAGACTGGAGGAGGAGACTTCGAATTGCACTGGGTTCAGCAAGAGGATTAGCTTATCTTCATGAACTTGCTGATCCTCCAATTATTCACAGGGATGTTAAGTCAAGTAACATCCTACTGGATGAAAATTTAAATGCAAAAGTTGCAGATTTTGGCCTCTCAAAGTTAGCATCAGACAATGAAAAGGGACATGTTTCAACTCAAGTAAAAGGAACATTG GGCTATCTTGATCCTGAATACTACATGACACAGCAGCTCACAGACAAAAGCGATGTCTATAGCTTTGGAGTGGTGATGCTAGAGCTCATAACTGCTAGGCAACCAATTGAGAAGGGGAAGTACATTGTTCGTGAGGTGAAGATGACAATAAATGCAAATGATGAGGAACTATATGGTTTAAAGGAGTTAATGGATCCTGTAATTCAGAATTCAATCCATCTCATAGCTTTCAAGAAGTTCACAGAGTTGGCCTTGAGGTGTTTAGAAGAATCAGCTGGAGACCGCCCAACAATGAGCGATATCGTGAAGGAAATCGAGATGATGTTGCATGCTGATGATCTAAGTACAAACTCACATTCAGCATCTTCATCTGCTACAGATTTTGGAACTGCAAAAGGTGTTCCTCACCATCCTtacatttctctttctagaaagGATGTTAACAGTAATGCCTTCGAATACAGTGGTGGATACTCGTTCTCAGCAAAACCCGAGCCCAAATAA
- the LOC103998252 gene encoding L-ascorbate oxidase homolog yields MRRGREEGEALLLAPLLVFIAFLGLTAVGAEDPYIYFTWKVTYGTISPLGIPQQAILINGEFPGPNINSTTNNNIVVNVFNNLDEPFLFTWNGIQQRKNSWQDGTAGSNCPIPPGQNYTYHFQVKDQIGSFVYFPSLGMHRAAGGFGGLRVNSRLLIPVPFADPADDYTVLIGDWYTKSHKILAKLLDSGRTIGRPAGVLINGRSGKDDPPLFTMEAGKTYRYRICNVGMKVTLNFRMQSHSMKLVEMDGSHTMQNVYESLDIHVGQCLSALVEATQAPKDYYMVASSRFTKYTLTASGLIRYAGSNTPPSQDLPAAPVGWAWSFNQWRSFRWNLTASAARPNPQGSYHYGSIDITRTIKLVNSVGHVNGKRRYALNAVSHQDTATPLKLAEYFGIADKVFKYNIIGDDPPASTAPIKIAPNVMNATFRNFIEIIFENPERSMQAYHLDGYSFFPVGMGHGKWTPQSRKTYNLLDTVSRHTIQVYQRSWSAIMLTFDNAGMWNLRSELWERRYLGQQLYISVLSPARSLRDEYNMPEKALICGDVVNLPRPPSYI; encoded by the exons ATGAGGAGAGGAAGGGAGGAGGGGGAGGCTCTGCTGCTGGCGCCGCTCCTGGTGTTCATCGCGTTCCTCGGCCTCACGGCCGTCGGCGCCGAGGATCCCTACATCTACTTCACGTGGAAAGTCACCTACGGCACCATCTCCCCCCTGGGCATCCCTCAGCAGGCCATTCTCATCAACGGAGAGTTCCCCGGCCCCAACATCAACTCCACCACCAACAACAACATCGTCGTCAACGTCTTCAACAACCTGGATGAGCCCTTCCTCTTCACCTG GAATGGGATCCAGCAGAGGAAGAACTCGTGGCAGGACGGCACGGCGGGCAGCAACTGCCCCATCCCGCCGGGTCAAAACTACACCTACCACTTCCAGGTGAAGGACCAGATCGGCAGCTTCGTCTACTTCCCCAGCCTGGGCATGCATCGGGCCGCCGGCGGCTTCGGCGGCCTCCGCGTCAATAGCCGCCTCCTCATCCCCGTCCCCTTCGCTGACCCCGCCGACGACTACACCGTCCTCATCGGCGACTGGTACACCAAGAGCCACAAGATCCTCGCCAAGCTCCTCGACTCCGGCCGCACCATCGGTCGCCCCGCTGGCGTCCTCATCAACGGCCGCTCCGGCAAGGACGATCCCCCGCTCTTCACCATGGAGGCCGGCAAGACCTACCGCTACCGCATCTGCAACGTCGGCATGAAGGTGACGCTCAACTTCCGCATGCAGTCCCACTCCATGAAGCTCGTCGAGATGGACGGCTCCCACACCATGCAGAACGTGTACGAATCCCTCGACATCCACGTCGGGCAGTGCCTCTCTGCGCTAGTCGAGGCTACCCAGGCGCCCAAGGACTACTACATGGTCGCCTCCTCCCGCTTCACCAAGTACACGCTGACGGCGTCCGGCCTGATCCGGTACGCCGGCTCCAACACTCCGCCGTCGCAGGACCTTCCCGCGGCGCCCGTCGGCTGGGCCTGGTCGTTCAACCAGTGGCGGTCCTTCCGGTGGAACCTCACCGCCAGTGCCGCCCGCCCCAACCCGCAGGGCTCCTACCACTACGGCAGCATCGACATCACTCGCACTATCAAGCTCGTCAACTCGGTGGGGCACGTCAACGGGAAGCGGCGCTACGCGCTCAACGCCGTGTCGCACCAGGACACTGCCACGCCGCTCAAGCTCGCCGAGTACTTCGGCATCGCCGACAAGGTGTTCAAGTACAACATCATCGGCGACGACCCGCCCGCCTCCACCGCCCCCATCAAGATTGCGCCCAACGTCATGAACGCCACCTTCCGGAACTTCATCGAGATCATCTTCGAGAACCCCGAGCGGAGCATGCAAGCCTACCATTTAGACGGCTACTCCTTCTTCCCCGTCGG AATGGGACACGGGAAGTGGACGCCGCAGAGCCGGAAAACCTACAACCTTCTCGACACGGTGAGCCGGCACACGATCCAGGTGTACCAGCGGTCGTGGTCGGCGATCATGCTGACGTTCGACAACGCCGGCATGTGGAACCTGCGGTCGGAGCTCTGGGAGAGGCGTTACTTGGGGCAGCAGCTCTACATCAGCGTGTTGTCGCCGGCGAGGTCCTTGAGGGACGAGTACAACATGCCGGAAAAGGCGCTGATCTGTGGCGACGTCGTCAATCTCCCGAGGCCGCCGTCCTACATTTGA